In Candidatus Delongbacteria bacterium, one genomic interval encodes:
- a CDS encoding T9SS type A sorting domain-containing protein translates to MTAIRSFLSPAALLLTMGLPLLTSASGDALVPWRDLPQASWRMDLNRQPQAGPVWQQFLASNPGFRIMDWDRHKAAPHRVIGGKLALPGGPPTSAEQLDQSLRTFVGQNHELLAVTPAELVTESISLHGQVWYAHYHQQLHGLPVVGSEVTFRVSAAGNLMLLGSDAWSALELRPAHFGSQELEARLRAASSQPVLLSLADEGSWLVPMEDPDGRFRAAEPARVYELASEDGLQRDRVWISEHTGEILRAHSLIRHLTVNGQLLCAVEPQAPGDALENWPLAWAELSVNGVSTTTDENGDYSVDVPGTGPWTVTGQYRGLYADVNRQDAADTQWSLNQSVNGATMVLNQGQITERDAYIHTGVTHDFIKDMDQIFDGLDEPLPVNINIGQTCNAFWDGSSINFFMAGNNCPNTARVAGVVYHEYGHGINDRQYRQAGAQWGMENGAMHEGLADVNAIYIQDESYVSPGWNIRNLNNTNSYPWNISGEVHADGMIIGGAMYDLRLLLPLDTVRPLYHYARWGRPDDSETGRAFFEYFLELLVADDDNGDLSDLCPHFDEIDQAFNEHGIGSVLAWTVTQFTLEDPVLTTPPELDHGLLYTIDTPEWISVEQLILHWRIAPDGPFADLQATPLNQSQWQVSLPAQPAGTWVEYWAEALNGANVPLSCPTGAPETLYRLYFGPASLQLVDFEADDGEGQPDTPWQWGVPDNGPSQAFSGQRLWGTNLTGAYTDNLDAGLVFPTRTVSGNGPVGLRFMHWRSIEAGWDGGTVEVSINSGPWQVVTPAGGYDFSTPDNSARPGTPCFTGSVGWEQVGIDLSLLVGAGDQVALRFSLITDTFVTEAGWFIDDLEYMGFTGTGDFVHTPLPDTENVAQESFDVVARLNAPVVPESVTLEWRFNQDDAVTVAMSPGELPGEWNATIPGPGAEGTVYYRLQASGPDGYHSSAPPFEGEWYSFSLGEDRELPTVAWRRYPVNTVFERATWQLEALAQDNLGVATVQLFSRPSGGEWQADVFLEPAEDGLWRTEVEIFDGFGVHEYKLVATDAGSLANTADTPVVEATFGAAIEDGFEDPALPLWFAEGAWTTNAQIHHGGEASLSYGVPGQLPLDADAALTFVQCLDLGMCDAGSGVLRFWRLHNLETGDDRLCLDVREDGGEWSERDSWTGQSNGWQFTEVDLGGCIWGCVELRFRASLDGDNDPTQSSILLIDDLRIEYAATAVDPAREGPETFGITGAWPNPFNPSTRVAFRMPLSGAARLELYNLQGQLLRVLHNGPLPAGEHTLMLDGSGLASGLYLLRLESQGRQDTRKVMLVK, encoded by the coding sequence ATGACCGCCATCCGTTCCTTCCTGAGTCCCGCTGCGCTGCTGTTGACCATGGGCCTGCCCCTGCTGACCTCCGCCTCGGGCGACGCTCTGGTCCCCTGGCGCGACCTGCCCCAGGCAAGCTGGCGCATGGATCTCAATCGCCAACCGCAGGCCGGCCCGGTCTGGCAGCAGTTTCTGGCCAGCAATCCCGGTTTCCGGATCATGGACTGGGACCGCCACAAGGCAGCCCCCCACCGGGTGATCGGCGGCAAGCTGGCCCTGCCCGGCGGCCCTCCGACATCCGCCGAACAACTGGACCAGAGCCTGCGCACCTTCGTGGGCCAGAACCACGAGCTGCTGGCGGTGACGCCTGCCGAACTGGTCACCGAATCCATTTCGCTGCACGGCCAGGTGTGGTACGCCCACTATCATCAGCAGCTCCACGGTCTGCCCGTGGTGGGCAGCGAGGTCACCTTTCGCGTGTCCGCCGCGGGCAACCTGATGCTGCTGGGCAGCGATGCCTGGAGCGCGCTTGAACTTCGGCCCGCACACTTCGGCTCACAGGAGCTGGAAGCACGCCTGCGCGCCGCCTCCTCCCAACCGGTGCTGCTGAGCCTGGCCGATGAGGGCAGCTGGCTGGTGCCGATGGAGGATCCGGATGGTCGTTTTCGCGCGGCGGAACCGGCCCGGGTCTACGAACTGGCCAGCGAGGACGGGCTGCAGCGCGACCGGGTCTGGATCTCCGAGCACACGGGCGAGATCCTGCGGGCGCACTCACTGATCCGTCACCTGACCGTCAACGGCCAACTGCTCTGCGCGGTGGAACCCCAGGCTCCCGGTGATGCACTGGAAAACTGGCCATTGGCCTGGGCCGAGCTGAGTGTCAATGGTGTGTCCACCACCACCGATGAGAACGGCGACTACAGCGTGGATGTACCGGGCACGGGGCCCTGGACGGTGACCGGCCAGTATCGCGGTCTGTATGCCGACGTCAACCGCCAGGACGCGGCCGACACCCAGTGGAGCCTGAACCAGTCGGTCAATGGGGCCACCATGGTGCTGAACCAGGGCCAGATCACCGAGCGCGATGCCTACATACATACGGGTGTCACGCACGACTTCATCAAGGACATGGACCAGATCTTCGACGGGCTGGATGAACCGCTGCCTGTCAACATCAACATCGGTCAGACCTGCAACGCCTTCTGGGACGGCAGTTCCATCAACTTCTTCATGGCGGGCAACAACTGCCCCAACACGGCGCGGGTGGCCGGTGTGGTCTACCATGAATACGGACACGGCATCAACGATCGCCAGTACCGCCAGGCGGGCGCCCAGTGGGGCATGGAGAACGGCGCGATGCACGAGGGGCTGGCCGACGTCAACGCGATCTACATCCAGGACGAGAGCTATGTCTCACCGGGCTGGAACATCCGCAATCTGAACAACACCAACAGCTATCCCTGGAACATCTCGGGCGAGGTGCACGCCGACGGCATGATCATTGGCGGAGCCATGTACGATCTGCGCCTGCTGCTGCCGCTGGACACGGTGCGCCCGCTGTATCACTACGCGCGCTGGGGCCGGCCCGACGACTCCGAGACCGGCCGGGCCTTCTTCGAGTACTTCCTGGAACTGCTGGTGGCCGACGATGACAACGGCGACCTGAGTGACCTCTGCCCCCATTTCGACGAGATCGACCAGGCCTTCAACGAGCACGGCATCGGCAGCGTGCTGGCCTGGACCGTGACCCAGTTCACTCTCGAAGATCCCGTGCTGACCACCCCGCCCGAGCTGGATCACGGGCTGCTGTACACCATCGATACCCCCGAGTGGATCTCCGTGGAGCAACTGATCCTGCACTGGCGGATCGCCCCCGATGGCCCCTTCGCGGATCTGCAGGCCACTCCCCTGAACCAGAGCCAGTGGCAGGTCAGTCTGCCCGCACAACCGGCGGGCACCTGGGTCGAGTACTGGGCCGAAGCCCTGAACGGAGCGAATGTGCCGTTGAGCTGTCCCACCGGTGCGCCCGAGACCCTGTATCGCCTCTACTTCGGACCGGCCAGCCTCCAGCTGGTGGATTTCGAGGCCGACGATGGCGAGGGCCAACCCGACACCCCCTGGCAATGGGGAGTGCCCGACAACGGGCCCAGCCAGGCTTTCAGCGGGCAACGCCTCTGGGGCACCAATCTCACCGGGGCGTACACCGACAATCTGGATGCCGGGCTGGTCTTTCCCACGCGCACCGTGTCGGGCAATGGCCCCGTGGGCCTGCGCTTCATGCACTGGCGCTCGATCGAAGCGGGCTGGGATGGCGGCACCGTGGAAGTGTCGATAAACAGCGGCCCCTGGCAGGTCGTGACACCCGCGGGCGGGTATGATTTCAGCACCCCCGACAACAGCGCGCGCCCCGGCACTCCCTGTTTCACGGGCAGCGTGGGCTGGGAGCAGGTCGGCATCGACCTGAGCCTCCTGGTGGGCGCGGGGGATCAGGTGGCCCTGCGCTTCAGTCTGATCACCGATACCTTCGTCACCGAGGCGGGTTGGTTCATCGATGATCTGGAGTACATGGGCTTCACCGGGACCGGCGACTTCGTGCACACTCCCCTGCCGGACACGGAGAACGTCGCTCAGGAGAGCTTTGACGTGGTGGCCCGGTTGAATGCCCCGGTGGTTCCCGAGAGCGTCACGCTGGAATGGCGCTTCAACCAGGACGATGCGGTGACGGTGGCCATGAGCCCGGGCGAACTTCCCGGCGAATGGAACGCGACCATCCCCGGCCCGGGCGCCGAAGGTACCGTCTACTATCGCCTGCAGGCCAGCGGCCCCGACGGGTATCACAGCAGCGCTCCACCCTTCGAAGGTGAGTGGTACTCCTTCTCGCTGGGCGAAGACCGCGAGCTGCCCACGGTGGCCTGGCGCAGGTATCCGGTGAACACGGTCTTCGAACGTGCCACCTGGCAGCTTGAGGCACTGGCCCAGGACAATCTGGGAGTGGCCACCGTCCAGCTCTTCAGCCGTCCCAGTGGGGGCGAGTGGCAGGCGGACGTGTTCCTCGAGCCCGCGGAAGACGGGCTCTGGCGGACAGAAGTCGAAATCTTCGACGGATTCGGTGTCCATGAATACAAGCTGGTGGCCACCGATGCGGGCTCCCTGGCCAATACCGCCGATACCCCGGTGGTCGAAGCCACCTTCGGGGCGGCGATCGAGGACGGATTCGAAGACCCCGCCCTGCCGCTCTGGTTCGCCGAAGGAGCCTGGACGACCAATGCCCAGATCCATCACGGGGGAGAGGCCAGCCTGTCTTACGGAGTGCCGGGGCAGTTGCCCCTGGACGCGGATGCCGCGCTGACCTTCGTGCAGTGTCTGGACCTTGGAATGTGCGACGCAGGCAGTGGAGTGCTGCGGTTCTGGCGTCTGCACAATCTCGAGACCGGTGACGATCGACTCTGCCTTGATGTGCGGGAGGACGGGGGTGAGTGGTCGGAACGGGACAGCTGGACCGGGCAGTCCAACGGCTGGCAATTCACCGAGGTGGATCTGGGAGGCTGCATCTGGGGCTGTGTGGAACTTCGCTTCAGGGCTTCTCTGGATGGCGACAACGACCCAACCCAGAGCAGCATCCTGCTGATTGACGATCTGCGCATCGAGTACGCGGCCACCGCCGTCGATCCCGCACGCGAAGGCCCCGAAACCTTCGGCATCACGGGCGCCTGGCCCAACCCCTTCAATCCCAGTACCCGGGTGGCCTTCAGAATGCCGCTCTCCGGCGCGGCGCGGCTTGAGCTGTACAATCTGCAGGGCCAGTTGCTGCGTGTGTTGCACAATGGCCCGCTGCCCGCCGGCGAGCACACGCTGATGCTGGATGGCAGTGGGCTGGCCTCGGGCCTCTACCTGCTGCGCCTTGAGAGCCAGGGCCGCCAGGACACGCGCAAAGTGATGCTGGTCAAGTAA
- a CDS encoding AAA family ATPase, protein MTLPLADSLLGSELESLGRILNPVARGEERLREGENRWVAILFMDLKGFTELGERLHSEDVQQILDRVLTVFTNSIEKYSGYIDKYEGDLIMALFGSRNASEQDTERALLAGLKMLRDLPEVNRLLGTSLSIRIGVNTGLVTTGRVGKKREGDFTVYGDAVNVASRMESHAPLNSILIPEETRALVANRFRFTDRGELQVKGKAQPLHVWTVDHALESTPLPLGSESEQDFIGREPQLQALAMAWDEACAGHANGTLVARELLAPAGQGKSRLVREFLGRLTQESSHLVPVPLRVAPGTTGGTAGSLWRSLLTQLLPLGDADQDESCRALLRQTLASMGSDSSDSGDDVMQRANLLGLLLGLPWPSGQPPMDPGGLPARLAICLRHLLEQLASRSPQPLTLICEDLDRADALSHTLLEHLASNWNRDRDREQARGGLFLLLLHRGEGIGNPGALPGVDNLRLPPLNDEESRRLLLHALDCQRLPEGLSALLLPRAQGNPLVLRELLVLLQERDLLVRREGAWLLRDESRRLPLPHGLNQLLLSRVDLLPASLKRGLQCAAVLGGQFPRELLLDCLARLADATEGHDPLQELLRGGWLRELEHGELCVVSSLVEEVCYTTLLRHNRRLIHGLAAREAAKRWPDDPARTLLIARHFDEADLAPEAGHWLARAWREGACNTDPRLRLDLGTRLARRLEAAPGISTEPALTSLQRELAALQEGLGQWGEALERCQRLIAGDHGPLPPGARSEVLVLQGRLQALQGRREEAGASLEEALVLAEATGTAREQALALSELARLARIRGHLPRAIALYEDALLRLPLQESPAQRADCLMGLGSCRRAIGDSPGSREALEAAQRLFSQLDDLRGLCGCQQSLGDLARLGGDLAGARQHYQQALQHSRALGLREKEAAVRRSLGDLLLLDGQLESAEQELADALALFGELGDLHGRAVVLRSQGHLALQLGDATRASDCFLKSRDLRRVLGDAKGEAFALTDLARLAASEGRLEAAEAFTQEALELFRVQGQRPAVTQCLCGLAELRLQRGERARARAAWTEALALLEGQPDSRAMAVCVLGLAECEEGPLPPALRERLEDALPRLVESKLDSAARRARELLDGPPR, encoded by the coding sequence GTGACCCTGCCCCTGGCCGACAGCCTGCTCGGATCTGAGCTGGAGTCCCTGGGCCGGATCCTCAACCCGGTGGCCCGGGGCGAGGAGCGTCTGCGCGAAGGCGAGAACCGCTGGGTGGCGATTCTCTTCATGGACCTCAAGGGTTTCACCGAACTGGGTGAACGCCTGCACTCCGAGGACGTGCAGCAGATCCTGGACCGTGTGCTGACCGTGTTCACCAACTCCATCGAGAAGTACTCGGGCTACATCGACAAATACGAAGGCGACCTGATCATGGCGCTCTTCGGCAGCCGCAATGCCAGCGAGCAGGACACCGAGCGCGCGCTGCTGGCCGGGCTGAAGATGCTGCGGGACCTGCCGGAGGTCAACCGCCTGCTGGGCACCTCGCTCAGCATCCGGATCGGAGTGAACACGGGACTGGTCACCACCGGACGCGTGGGCAAGAAGCGCGAAGGGGATTTCACCGTCTACGGCGATGCGGTGAACGTGGCCTCGCGCATGGAAAGCCACGCCCCGCTGAACAGCATTCTGATTCCCGAGGAGACCCGGGCACTGGTCGCCAACCGGTTCCGCTTCACCGACCGGGGCGAGCTGCAGGTCAAGGGCAAGGCGCAGCCGCTGCACGTCTGGACCGTGGATCACGCGCTCGAGAGCACGCCCCTGCCCCTGGGCAGCGAGAGCGAGCAGGACTTCATCGGGCGGGAACCACAACTGCAGGCACTGGCCATGGCCTGGGATGAGGCCTGCGCCGGGCACGCCAATGGCACCCTGGTGGCGCGCGAGCTGCTGGCGCCAGCCGGCCAGGGCAAGTCGCGACTGGTGCGCGAGTTCCTGGGCCGTCTCACACAGGAGTCCAGCCATCTGGTTCCCGTGCCCCTGCGGGTGGCACCGGGCACCACGGGCGGCACGGCCGGCAGCCTCTGGCGCAGCCTGCTGACGCAGCTGTTGCCACTGGGGGACGCCGACCAGGACGAGTCCTGTCGCGCGCTGCTCCGCCAGACCCTGGCCAGCATGGGGAGTGACTCGTCCGATTCCGGGGACGATGTGATGCAGCGGGCCAACCTGCTGGGTCTGTTGCTGGGACTGCCCTGGCCGAGCGGACAGCCACCCATGGATCCGGGCGGTCTGCCGGCGCGCCTGGCGATCTGCCTGCGCCACCTGCTGGAACAGCTGGCCTCCCGGTCGCCTCAACCGCTGACCCTGATCTGCGAAGATCTCGACCGGGCCGATGCCCTAAGTCACACACTGCTCGAACACCTGGCCAGCAACTGGAATCGCGACCGCGATCGCGAGCAGGCTCGCGGTGGACTGTTCCTGCTGCTGCTGCACCGGGGCGAGGGCATTGGCAATCCGGGAGCGCTGCCCGGTGTGGACAACCTGCGCCTGCCTCCGCTGAACGACGAGGAATCCCGGCGCCTGCTGCTGCACGCGCTGGATTGCCAGCGTCTGCCCGAGGGGCTGTCCGCATTGCTCTTGCCCAGAGCCCAGGGCAATCCGCTGGTGCTGCGCGAGTTGCTGGTTCTGCTTCAGGAACGTGACCTGCTGGTGCGCCGCGAAGGTGCATGGCTGCTGCGCGACGAGAGTCGCCGCCTGCCTTTGCCACACGGTCTGAACCAGTTGCTGCTCAGCCGCGTGGACCTGCTGCCCGCCAGCCTCAAGCGCGGCCTGCAATGTGCGGCCGTGCTGGGTGGCCAGTTTCCGCGGGAACTGCTGCTGGACTGCCTGGCACGGCTGGCGGACGCCACCGAGGGTCACGACCCATTGCAGGAGCTGCTGCGGGGTGGCTGGCTGCGCGAACTGGAGCACGGCGAGCTGTGTGTGGTCTCGAGCCTGGTCGAGGAAGTGTGCTACACCACCCTGTTGCGACACAATCGACGCCTGATCCATGGTCTGGCGGCTCGCGAGGCGGCGAAACGCTGGCCGGATGACCCCGCACGGACCCTGCTGATCGCACGCCACTTCGACGAGGCGGATCTGGCACCCGAGGCGGGGCACTGGCTGGCCCGCGCCTGGCGGGAAGGCGCTTGCAATACCGATCCCCGACTGAGACTGGATCTGGGGACCCGTCTGGCCCGGCGGCTGGAGGCGGCTCCCGGAATCAGCACGGAACCCGCCCTGACCAGCCTCCAGCGTGAGCTGGCCGCGCTGCAGGAAGGTCTGGGCCAGTGGGGCGAGGCCCTCGAGCGCTGCCAGCGCCTGATCGCTGGCGACCACGGCCCGCTGCCCCCGGGAGCACGCAGCGAGGTCCTTGTGCTTCAGGGACGCCTGCAGGCGCTGCAGGGCCGGCGCGAAGAGGCCGGGGCCAGCCTCGAGGAGGCACTGGTCCTGGCCGAGGCCACTGGCACGGCCAGAGAGCAGGCACTGGCCCTCAGCGAACTGGCGCGGTTGGCGCGCATCCGTGGTCATCTGCCCCGGGCGATCGCGCTCTATGAAGACGCTCTGCTGCGGCTGCCCCTGCAGGAATCGCCGGCCCAGCGCGCCGACTGCCTGATGGGCCTGGGCAGCTGCCGACGCGCGATCGGCGACAGTCCCGGCTCGCGCGAAGCCCTGGAAGCGGCCCAACGGCTGTTCAGCCAGCTGGACGACCTGCGTGGACTCTGCGGCTGCCAGCAGTCCCTGGGCGATCTGGCCCGCCTGGGTGGCGACCTGGCGGGAGCACGCCAGCACTACCAGCAGGCGCTGCAGCACAGCCGGGCCCTCGGACTGCGCGAGAAGGAAGCGGCCGTGCGCCGCAGCCTGGGCGATCTGCTGCTGCTGGACGGGCAACTGGAGAGCGCCGAGCAGGAACTGGCCGACGCGCTGGCCCTCTTCGGTGAGCTGGGCGACCTGCATGGCCGGGCCGTCGTGCTGCGCAGCCAGGGTCATCTGGCCCTGCAGCTGGGTGATGCCACACGGGCAAGCGACTGTTTCCTCAAGAGCCGCGACCTGCGCCGCGTGCTGGGAGACGCCAAGGGCGAGGCTTTCGCCCTTACCGACCTGGCCCGACTTGCCGCCAGCGAGGGTCGGCTGGAGGCGGCCGAAGCCTTCACTCAGGAAGCGCTGGAACTCTTTCGCGTCCAGGGGCAGCGTCCCGCCGTGACACAATGCCTGTGCGGTCTGGCCGAGCTGCGGCTCCAGCGGGGCGAGCGTGCCCGCGCCCGCGCTGCCTGGACCGAAGCCCTGGCACTGCTGGAGGGCCAGCCGGATTCCCGCGCGATGGCCGTGTGTGTCCTGGGTCTGGCAGAGTGCGAAGAGGGGCCGCTGCCCCCGGCCTTGAGGGAGCGACTGGAAGACGCTCTGCCTCGCCTGGTGGAGAGCAAGCTGGACTCCGCCGCGCGACGGGCCAGGGAACTGCTGGACGGCCCGCCGCGCTGA
- a CDS encoding PAS domain S-box protein: protein MQTSQEHGTEPNLQGTGMFNSDRLRAGADQNDVSGLECTLERSLRSRISLLEAELRALRGRGSTDPLGLLDSLEDRTLSDGDQYLIQIRRHLASRDSFLSALFNDAPEAILLSDSQGIILDVNPGAAELYGYTREQLIGQPASILDAHGAGELFKQVWEELTRVGSVSIEGEDRRGDGSLIHVETRMRRLVVGESVWYLAFVRDITSRVRALRELERSKERYRNLIENSNESVWRLELVPGVPTSLPVAEQVDRILRQAVLAECNDRCAQDYGHSSALQVEGSHYRSLLESPERIRPLLSHFVENGHRMVNRLVCNRNRPGSVRWWQNNAVGVIENGRLVRIWGSHQDVTEAESLRQKLVESEAMARAVADMAPVGIFRRSLDGQVTYANPQAERITGLSLGPQTARQFARNVHEEDRERLDQSWKRMLATGEPFREEHRLRRQDGSEVCVIGEVRPVLDENGETSSWVGTLTDITENRRRDTEMLKMQKLESVGTLAGGIAHDFNNLLTGILGSVSLAQALLPSGSGRLAEVLCEAEKSCDRAARLTQQLLTFSRGGAPVTHPLKLTELIKETLRFSLRGMETRLQFDLPESLPEVQGDEGQLYQVLHNLVSNSIDAMEGKGTLRVSACLSGPNCVLPPGLAPGQWVRVRFQDTGPGIPGERAAQIFDPYFTTKEMGNGLGLATSYSIIKKHGGLLRFEPSVGPGACFEFWLPVAGNGTETAGSGASTPSGNLARVLVMDDEATIRGLMKDLLQVLGCEADTVPDGASLIEKLEAVKRMGNDYDLIFMDLTVPGGMGGREAARIISSRWPEQRMVVMSGYSDDPVMAQHAAFGFENRLSKPFQLDQLRRVLGNIEKTVH from the coding sequence TTGCAGACCAGTCAGGAACACGGAACCGAACCGAATCTCCAGGGCACCGGCATGTTCAACTCGGACAGGCTCCGGGCCGGTGCCGACCAGAATGATGTGTCAGGACTGGAGTGCACGCTCGAACGCTCGCTGCGCTCGCGCATTTCTTTGCTGGAGGCCGAACTGCGGGCTCTGCGCGGGCGCGGATCCACGGATCCGCTGGGTCTGCTGGACAGTCTGGAGGACCGGACCCTCTCCGACGGCGACCAATACCTGATTCAGATCCGTCGCCATCTCGCCAGCCGGGACAGTTTTCTCTCGGCCCTGTTCAACGATGCCCCCGAGGCGATTCTGCTGAGTGACAGCCAGGGCATCATTCTGGACGTCAATCCCGGGGCTGCCGAGCTGTACGGATACACGCGCGAACAGCTGATCGGCCAGCCCGCGTCGATCCTGGATGCCCACGGGGCCGGCGAACTCTTCAAGCAGGTCTGGGAAGAACTGACCCGCGTGGGCAGTGTATCCATCGAAGGCGAGGACCGCCGCGGCGACGGCAGCCTGATCCATGTGGAAACCCGCATGCGGCGCCTGGTGGTCGGCGAATCGGTCTGGTATCTGGCCTTCGTGCGTGACATCACCTCGCGCGTGCGCGCCCTGCGTGAGCTGGAGCGCAGCAAGGAACGCTACCGCAACCTGATCGAGAACAGCAACGAATCGGTCTGGCGACTGGAACTGGTTCCGGGTGTTCCCACCTCCCTGCCCGTGGCCGAGCAGGTGGATCGCATCCTGCGCCAGGCCGTGCTCGCCGAATGCAACGACCGCTGCGCGCAGGACTATGGACACAGCAGTGCCCTGCAGGTGGAAGGCAGTCACTACCGTTCCCTGCTGGAATCCCCGGAACGGATCCGGCCCCTGCTGTCCCATTTCGTCGAGAACGGACATCGGATGGTCAACCGGTTGGTCTGCAACCGCAACCGTCCGGGCAGTGTGCGCTGGTGGCAGAACAATGCGGTGGGCGTGATCGAGAATGGACGACTGGTCCGCATCTGGGGCAGCCATCAGGATGTGACCGAGGCCGAAAGCCTGCGCCAGAAGCTGGTGGAGAGCGAAGCGATGGCCCGTGCCGTGGCCGACATGGCACCGGTCGGCATCTTCCGCCGCTCTCTGGACGGCCAGGTGACCTATGCCAATCCTCAGGCCGAACGGATCACGGGCCTGTCGCTGGGGCCCCAGACCGCTCGCCAGTTCGCGCGGAACGTTCACGAGGAAGACCGCGAGCGACTGGACCAGAGCTGGAAGCGCATGCTGGCCACCGGCGAACCCTTTCGCGAGGAGCATCGACTGCGCCGTCAGGATGGCAGCGAAGTCTGCGTGATCGGCGAGGTGCGGCCCGTGCTGGACGAGAATGGTGAGACATCGAGTTGGGTGGGCACCCTGACCGACATCACCGAGAACCGCCGGCGTGACACGGAAATGCTCAAGATGCAGAAGCTGGAATCCGTGGGGACTCTGGCCGGCGGCATTGCCCATGATTTCAACAATCTGCTGACCGGCATCCTGGGATCGGTGTCGCTGGCCCAGGCGTTGCTGCCTTCGGGCAGCGGACGACTGGCCGAGGTGCTCTGCGAAGCCGAGAAATCCTGCGACCGGGCCGCCAGACTGACTCAGCAACTGCTCACCTTCTCGCGCGGGGGCGCGCCCGTGACACATCCCCTGAAACTGACCGAGCTGATAAAGGAAACCCTGCGCTTCAGTCTGCGCGGCATGGAGACACGGCTGCAATTCGACCTACCCGAATCCCTGCCCGAAGTCCAGGGCGACGAAGGGCAGCTCTACCAGGTGCTGCACAATCTGGTGAGCAACTCGATCGATGCGATGGAAGGCAAGGGCACCCTGAGGGTCAGCGCGTGTCTCAGCGGCCCCAACTGCGTGCTGCCCCCGGGTCTTGCGCCCGGCCAGTGGGTCCGGGTGCGCTTCCAGGACACGGGACCGGGCATTCCGGGCGAGCGGGCGGCCCAGATCTTCGACCCCTATTTCACCACCAAGGAAATGGGCAATGGGCTGGGCCTGGCCACGTCCTATTCGATCATCAAGAAACACGGGGGACTGCTGCGCTTCGAGCCCAGCGTGGGTCCCGGAGCCTGTTTCGAGTTCTGGCTGCCCGTGGCCGGCAACGGAACCGAGACGGCCGGTTCGGGCGCGTCCACGCCCAGCGGCAATCTGGCCCGCGTGCTGGTCATGGACGACGAAGCCACCATTCGTGGTCTGATGAAGGACCTGCTGCAGGTGCTGGGCTGCGAAGCCGACACGGTGCCCGACGGGGCCAGCCTGATCGAGAAGCTGGAAGCCGTGAAACGCATGGGGAACGACTACGACCTGATCTTCATGGATCTGACCGTGCCGGGCGGCATGGGGGGACGCGAGGCCGCGCGCATCATCAGCAGCCGCTGGCCCGAGCAGCGCATGGTGGTGATGAGCGGCTATTCCGATGACCCGGTGATGGCCCAGCATGCGGCTTTCGGGTTCGAGAACCGCCTCAGCAAGCCCTTCCAGCTGGATCAGTTGCGACGCGTGCTGGGAAACATCGAGAAGACCGTGCACTGA
- a CDS encoding saccharopine dehydrogenase NADP-binding domain-containing protein, which produces MQNVTVLGAGMVGSVMALDLARDFRVRVVDRDDAALAPLAEAGLQTQRADLSDPARIGALVKDSDWVVGAVPGFMGRTTVEAVLGAGKSIVDISFFPEDPFELDALARERGRVAIVDCGVAPGLSHMLLGHHWDTMTVSRYLCLVGGLPIERRLPWQYKAPFSPIDVLEEYTRPARLRQNGKLVEKPALSDPEWVEIPGLGTMEAVNTDGLRSLLFSLPVPEMVEKTLRWPGHYDAIRLLRDGGFLDTTPLPGMPGGPTPLELSARLLLPQWKLEPGEAELTVMRVDVQGHDERGPLLHRWDLDHRTTAAGVSSMARTTGYTCTATLRALAEGLYDVPGISPPETVARNARAFERILALLAERDVTLHHTEIRG; this is translated from the coding sequence ATGCAGAACGTGACGGTTCTAGGTGCGGGCATGGTGGGGTCGGTGATGGCTCTGGACCTGGCCCGCGATTTCAGGGTGCGGGTGGTGGACCGTGACGACGCCGCGCTGGCCCCGCTGGCTGAGGCCGGACTGCAGACCCAGCGCGCCGACCTGTCCGATCCGGCCCGGATCGGCGCACTGGTCAAGGACAGCGATTGGGTCGTGGGTGCCGTGCCGGGATTCATGGGGCGCACCACGGTCGAGGCGGTACTGGGAGCGGGCAAGTCCATCGTGGACATCAGCTTCTTTCCCGAGGACCCGTTCGAACTGGACGCCCTCGCCCGCGAGCGGGGACGGGTGGCCATCGTGGACTGCGGGGTGGCCCCCGGCCTGAGCCACATGCTGCTGGGCCACCACTGGGACACGATGACCGTGAGCCGCTACCTCTGCCTGGTGGGCGGGCTGCCCATCGAGCGCAGGCTGCCCTGGCAGTACAAGGCACCCTTCTCGCCCATCGATGTGCTGGAAGAGTACACACGGCCCGCGCGCCTGCGCCAGAATGGCAAGCTGGTTGAAAAACCGGCGCTCTCCGATCCGGAATGGGTCGAGATTCCCGGTCTGGGCACCATGGAAGCGGTGAATACCGATGGCCTGCGCAGCCTGCTGTTCAGCCTGCCGGTGCCCGAGATGGTGGAAAAGACCCTGCGCTGGCCGGGCCACTACGACGCGATCCGCCTGCTGCGGGATGGCGGCTTTCTGGATACCACTCCACTGCCCGGCATGCCCGGAGGTCCAACGCCGCTGGAGCTGAGCGCACGCCTGCTGCTGCCCCAGTGGAAACTGGAACCGGGCGAGGCCGAACTCACCGTGATGCGTGTGGACGTACAGGGGCACGACGAGCGCGGCCCCCTGCTGCACCGTTGGGACCTGGACCACCGCACCACGGCCGCGGGGGTGTCCTCCATGGCCCGTACGACCGGTTACACCTGCACGGCCACCCTGCGAGCCCTGGCCGAAGGCCTGTACGACGTGCCCGGAATCTCCCCTCCGGAGACCGTGGCCCGCAATGCCCGCGCCTTCGAGCGCATTCTGGCCCTGCTGGCCGAACGGGATGTCACCCTGCATCACACGGAGATCCGCGGGTGA